In Paenacidovorax monticola, the genomic window GCACAGTACGTGGGCATCACCGACAAGGAGGCGCTCGAGGCCTTCCACTACCTGTGCCGCACGGAGGGCATCATCCCCGCGCTCGAATCCAGCCACGCCGTGGCCTATGCCCTGCAGCTCGCCAAGACCATGCGCCCTGACCAGTCCATTCTCGTGAACCTCTCCGGCCGCGGCGACAAGGACATCGGCACCGTGGCCGACCTGTCGGGCGTGGACTTCTACGACCGCCCGTCGATGCGCGGGCTGACCGTGAAGGGAGGGCCCGCAGCATGAGCCGCATCACAGACACCTTCGCCGAACTGCAATCCAAGGGCCGCAAGGCCCTCATCCCCTACGTGACGGCGGGCTTCCCCTTCGCCGACATCACGCCCGCACTCATGCACGGCATGGTCGAGGCAGGCGCCGACGTGATCGAGCTGGGCGTGCCCTTCTCCGACCCCATGGCCGACGGCCCCGTGATCCAGAAGGCCGGCGAGAAGGCCCTGGCGCTGGGCATCGGCATGGCCCAGGTGCTTGGCCATGTGCGCGAGTTCCGCCAGCGCAACGACAAGACGCCCGTGGTGCTCATGGGCTACGCCAACCCCGTTGAGCGCTACGACCAGATCCATGGCGCCGGCGCTTTCGTGCGCGACGCGGCCGCCGCCGGCGTGGACGGCGTGCTCATCGTGGACTACCCGCCCGAGGAATGCGAAGCCTTCGCCGCCAGCCTGCGCGCGCAGGACATGGACCTGATCTTCCTGCTCGCCCCCACGAGCACCGAGGCGCGCATGCAGCAGGTGGCCCGCGTGGCCAGCGGCTACGTGTACTACGTCTCGCTCAAGGGCGTGACCGGCTCGGGCGCGCTCGACACGGCGGCCGTGGAGGCCATGCTGCCCACCATCCGCAAGCACGTGCACATCCCGGTGGGCGTGGGCTTCGGCATCCGCGACGCGGCCACGGCCCAGGCCATCGGCCGCGTGGCCGACGCCGTGGTGATCGGCAGCCGCATCATCCAGCTCATCGAAGACCAGCCCCATGAGAAGGTGGTGGCCGTCACGGTGGACTTCCTGCGCGGCGTGCGCAAGGCGCTGGACGCATAATGCAGCCCGGCGCGCACCCACCAGGGCCGCGCGCCGGAGATTGAAAGAGGAAACGCTATGTCCTGGCTCGAAAAACTCCTGCCTGCCAAAATCCAGCAAACCGATCCGACCGAACGGCGCCAGATGCCCGAAGGCCTGTGGATCAAGTGCCCGAGCTGCGAGACCGTGCTCTACAAGACCGATCTGGAGCAGAACCAGAACGTCTGCCCGCACTGCAGCCACCACCACCGCATCGGCGCGCGCGCGCGGCTGGATGCCTTCCTGGACGCGGAAGGCCGCTACGAGATCGGCCAGGAGGTCATCCCGGTGGATGCCCTCAAGTTCAAGGACAGCCGCAAGTACCCCGAGCGCCTGAAGGAGGCCCTGGAAAACACGGGCGAAACCGATGCGCTCATCGTCATGGGCGGCGCCGTCAAGAGCGTCAACGTCGTGGCGGCCTGCTTCGAGTTCGACTTCATGGGCGGCTCCATGGGCAGCGTGGTGGGCGAGCGCTTCGTGCGCGGCGTCGAGACCGCGATCGAGCAGAAAGTGCCCTTCATCTGCTTCACCGCCACCGGCGGCGCGCGCATGCAGGAAGGCCTGTTCTCGCTCATGCAGATGGCCAAGACCAATGCCGCGCTCACGCGCCTGGCCAAGAAGGGCCTGCCCTACATCAGCGTGCTCACCGACCCGACCATGGGCGGCGTGAGCGCGGGCTTCGCCTTCGTGGGCGACATCGTGATCGCCGAGCCCAAGGCCCTGATCGGCTTCGCCGGCCCGCGCGTGATCGAATCCACCGTGCGCGTGACCCTGCCCGAAGGCTTCCAGCGCGCCGAGTTCCTGCAGACCAAGGGCGCCGTGGACTTCATCTGCGACCGCCGAGAACTGCGCGACACCGTGGCCCGCAGCCTGGCCATGCTGCAGCGCCTGCCAGCCGATGCGGTGATGTAGAAAAAACGCTATAAAAAAAGAGCTGCTGGCGCTTACCCACCAAGCGCCAGCAGCTCTTTTTTATTTGTAGATTCAGCGCAACAGCCCGGCCTGCAGGTGGCCCAGCACGATCATTACCACCTGCAGCAGCACCAGGGCCACCAGCGGCGACAGGTCCACCCCGCCCACGAGCGGCACGAACCGCCGCAGCGGGCGCAGCACGGGCTCGCAGAGCCGGGCGATCACGTCGGACAGCGGCGAGTGCGCCTGCATCCACGACATCACGGCATAGACGATCAGCAGCCCGGTCACCCCTGAAACTGCGACACGCACCAGCCCGAACAGGGCCAGCCAGGGCAGCCAGGTCCAGCCCGCCCCCGCCCCCAGCACGAGCCAGAGCAGGACATACTGCGCCAACTGCAGCAGCACCGCCGCCGCCAGGCTCGACATGTCCCAGCGCCCCGTGGGAGGAATCACGCGGCGCAACGGCATCACGAGCCAGTCCGACAGCGCGAACACCAGCCGCCCCACGGGATTGGTGAAGGGAATGCGCTGCAGTTGCATGTACAGGCGCAGCAGGCAGGCGCCGGTAAGCAGGCCGCCAATGACGTCGAGCAGGAAGGAAACGATCTGGTAGAGCATAGGCCGTCGAACGGGTTGCGGGAGCAACGGGCACCAACCCATGGGATGATAGCGGGCAGAATTCGCACGCCATGGCATTACCCCTCAAGCTCACCTCCCTGCCCCTCTTTCCGCTCGAGACGGTGCTGTTCCCCGAGGGGCTGTTGCCATTGCGTGTTTTCGAGGTCCGTTATCTCGACATGGTGCGCAAGTGCCAGCATGCGGGCGCCCCCTTCGGCGTGGTGGCCCTCTCCAGCGGGCGCGAAGTGCGCCAGGCGGGCGCGCCGCAGGAGCAATTCCATGATGTCGGCACCCTGGCGGTGATCGAGCAACTCGAAACGCCGCAGCCCGGCCTCGTCACCCTGCTGGGGCGCGGCACGCAGCGTTTTCGCATCCTCCAGCGCAGCCACCTCCCGCACGGATTGTGGATGGCGGACGTGGAGCAGATCGCCCAAGACGCAATGGTCCCCGTGCCCGAAGACTTGCGCAAGGTGGCGCTAGCGCTGGAGCAAGTCCTGCACACGCTGCACGATCGCCAACCGAATACCGTTCTGCCTGCGCCATCCAGCCCCAAACAGGCCAATGACTGCGGCTGGGTCGCCAACCGCTGGTGCGAACTGCTGCCTGTGCCGCTGGCACTCAAGCAGCAGTTGATGGAACTGGAAAACCCGCTGGTGCGGCTCGAGCTGGTGGGCGATGTACTAGAACGCACTGGGATAGCGCCGCAGTAGTCCGCAATCGCAGATGCCAATTTTTGGTTATACCCCCCTCCACCGCCTCTTGGAATGGCCACGTGCCGCCAAGCGCCTGTTCGTCGTGGCACTGGACGCAGGCATGGGCCTGCTGGCTATGTGGCTGGCCTTCACCCTGCGGCTGGAGTCCCTGCACTGGCCCGAAGGCCTGCAGTGGCAGGTCTACGCCTTGGGCCCGCTGCTGGCCTTCCCCATCTTCGTGAATCAGGGGTTGTACCGTGCCATCTTCCGATACACCGGCATCCGCGCCCTCATCACCACCGGCAAGGCCGTGACACTGTACGGCACGCTGCTGCTCGTTATCCTGCTCGTGGCCCAATGGGAAGGCGTGCCGCGCAGCGTAGGCGTGCTGCAGCCGGTGATATTCCTGCTGCTGGTGGGCGCCAGCCGCGCTCTGGGGTGGCTATGGCTGGCCGACAGCAAGGGCCAGGAGCCCAGGCGCCTGCTGATCTACGGCGCTGGCAGTGCCGGTGCGCAGACTGCAGCTGGCCTGGCCGGCATGCACCAATACCAGCTGAAGGGTTTTCTCGATGACGACCCGGCCAAAATCGGCCGCAGCATCAACGGGGTACACGTCTATGCCCCGCAGGCCCTGCCTGAGATGGTGCAGCGACTGGGCGTGACCGACGTGCTGCTGGCCGTGCCCAGCACCACGCGCCAGCGCCGGCGCCAGATCATCGAGAGCCTGAGCGAGCTACCCGTGCGCATCCGCACCCTGCCCGGCCTGTCAGACCTGGCCAGCGGGCGCGTCACCGTGGCCGATTTCCAGGAGTTGGGCCTCGAGGACCTGATCGGCCGCGAGCCCGTGGCGCCCCAAGCCAACCTGCTCGGCCCCGACCTCGTGGGGCAAGTGGTCCTGGTTACCGGTGCGGGCGGCAGCATCGGCAGCGAGCTGTGCCGCCAGATCGTGCGCGAGGGTCCGGCCCGGCTGCTGCTCGTGGACCACAGCGAATACTCGCTCTACGCCATCCACCACGAACTGCAGGCACTGCGCGGCCGGGGCATGCATGCCTGCGAGTTGGTACCACTGCTGGCCAGCGTGGCCGACCCACGGCGCATGACCGACATCTGCGAGACACACCGTCCCAACTCCATCTACCATGCCGCCGCCTACAAGCATGTGCCCATGGTCGAGGCCAATGCGGGCGAAGGCGTACTCAACAACGTGTTTGGCACACTCAACATGGTGCGCATGGCGCTAGAGCACGGTGCACGCAGTTTCGTGCTGGTTTCCACAGATAAGGCCGTCCGCCCCACCAACGTCATGGGCGCGAGCAAGCGCGTGGCCGAGCTGGTGCTTCAAGCGATTGCCTCCAGCAGCCAGCCTCCGTTCGGCCCAGAGCTTGCCCCCTCCACAGTTCCTTGGCGCTGTCCCACACGCTTGTCCATGGTGCGTTTCGGCAATGTCCTGGGCTCCAGCGGGAGCGTGATTCCGCTGTTCCGCCGCCAGATCGCCGCCGGCGGCCCAATCACAGTCACGCATCCACAGGTCACGCGCTATTTCATGACCATCCCCGAGGCGGCCCAGCTCGTGCTGCAGGCCGGCGCCATGGCCGAAGGCGGCGACCTCTTCCTGCTCGACATGGGCGAACCCGTTCGTATTGCGGACCTGGCGCGGCGCATGGTGGCGCTATCGGGCCTGACCGTGCGCGATACGCAGCACCCAGGCGGCGACATCGCCATCGATTTCACCGGCCTGCGCCCAGGCGAAAAGCTCTACGAAGAACTGCTGATTGGCGACTACCCTTTGCCCACGGCGCATTCGCGCATTCTGCGGGCGCGGGAGGAATACTTGCCATGGCCGAAATTGCATACCTTGCTCCAAGCTCTGCACACTGCAGCAAGCAACAATGACGAAGCCGCCATCAGGCACTTGCTTGCCCAGCTCGTACAGGGCTACCGCTACGAACCAACGCACACCCCATGCTAGACCTCACTGCAACACCGCTCAAGATCGCCATTGTTGGCCTGGGTTATGTTGGCCTCCCGCTGGCCGTCGAGTTCGGCAAGGAATTGCCGGTGCTGGGCTTCGACACCTTGCAGCAGCGTATCGACGAGCTCAACGCAGGACATGATCGCACGCATGAAACATCGGCACAGCAACTGGCAGCCGCCCGGCAATTGCGCTACAGCGCCAACCCCGGTGACCTGAGCGACTGCAACGTCTTTATCGTGACGGTGCCTACCCCGGTCGATGCCGCCAACCGGCCCGACCTCTCGATGCTCATCCAGGCCAGCCAGACAGTGGGCCGCGCCATGCGCAAGAACGCGCTGGTGATTTACGAGTCCACCGTCTATCCAGGCGTGACTGAAGAAGTGTGTGTGCCCGCGCTAGAGCAGGCATCCGGCCTGCGCTTCAACCACGACTTTTTCTGCGGCTACAGCCCCGAACGAGTCAACCCGGGCGACAAGGTCAACACCCTCACGCGTATCCGCAAAATCACCAGCGGCAGCACGCCAGAGGCAGCTGAAGCCGTCGATCAACTCTACCGTCGCATCATCACGGCAGGCACCTACAAGGCACAGAGCATCAAAGTGGCCGAGGCGGCCAAGGTCATCGAAAACACCCAGCGCGACCTGAACATCGCGCTGATGAACGAGCTATCCATCCTGTTCGACCGCCTGGACATCGACACGCTGGAGGTGCTTGAAGCAGCGGGCAGCAAGTGGAACTTCATTCCCTTTCGCCCCGGCTTGGTGGGCGGGCACTGCATTGGTGTGGACCCGTACTACCTGACCCACAAAGCCGAGCAGGTGGGCTACCACCCGCAGATCATCCTGGCAGGCCGCCGCATCAACGACAACATGGCAGGTTACGCGGCACGGAACACGGTCAAGATGATGCTGCGTGGGGGCATGGATGTCCCGCGCTGCAAGGTAGGCGTGCTGGGCATCACCTTCAAGGAGAATTGCCCGGACATCCGCAACAGCAAGGTGGTTGACCTGGTGCGCGAGCTCCAAGGCTGGGGCATGGAAGTGGTGGTGGCCGACCCCATCGCCAGCCCGCAGGAAGTACAGCATGAATACCGCTTTGCGCTTGGCACCATCGACGAACGTCATCAGGTGGACGCCCTGGTCGTGGCCGTAGGGCACGCCGCCTACCGCGCCTTGAGCCCAGCACAACTGCGCTCGTACTGCCGCCATGCCAGCCCCGTGCTGGCGGACATAAAGTCACTGTACGACCGCGAAGCGCTCGTACAGGCAGGATTTTCCGTATACCGACTCTGAGCCATGAAAAATTTTGCCCTGATAGGCGCCGCCGGCTATATCGCCCCGCGCCACATGCGCGCCATCAAAGACACCGGCAACCGCCTGAGCACTGCTTACGACGTGAACGATTCGGTAGGAATCATCGACAGCCTGGCACCTGATGCAGACTTCTTCACCGACTTCGAGCGCTTCTACGAGCATGCGCAGACGCTGAAACGTGCCCCTGCCCAAGCATTGGACTATGTCGCGGTATGTTCGCCCAACCATTTGCACCACGCGCACATTGCGGCCGGGCTTCGGCTGGGCTGCACTGTGATCTGCGAAAAACCTCTGGTTCCCACGCCAGGACTGATCGACGAACTGGCCCTGGTAGAAAAAGAAACCGGTCAGCGCGTTTACAACATCCTGCAATTGCGTCACCACGACGCCATCGTCCGTTTGCGTGACAAAGTGGCCAGCACCACGCAAAGCACCAAGTTCGACGTCACTCTCACCTACATTACCTCGCGCGGCAAGTGGTATGCCGCCAGCTGGAAGGGCGACCCGAGCAAGTCCTTTGGGGTTGCAACCAATATCGGCGTACACTTTTTCGACATGCTGCACTTCGTTTTTGGCGCGCTCCAACGCAATGTGGTGCACTACAGTCAGGCAGACAAGGCAGGCGGTTATCTCGAGTACGAACACGCCCGCGTGCGCTGGTTCCTGTCGATTGATGTCAATGATCTGCCCGACGAGGCCAAGGGTAAGAAGACCACCTTCCGCAGCATCGACATCAGCGGCGAACAACTGGAGTTTTCCGACGGCTTCACGGACCTGCACACCGTCAGCTATCAGGAAGTTATGGCGGGCCGTGGCTACGGCCTGGAGAATGCCCGCCATTGCATCGAAACCGTCAATGTCATCCGCACAGCCCAGCCCATGCCAGGTGCTGCGGGAGAAATCCACCCCTATGCGGCAAGGCTGGTGAAGTGATGACAGCCTACACCGTGCACCCCAGCGCCATCGTGGATGAAGGCGCGCAGATTGGCGAAGGCTCGCGTGTGTGGCACTTCGTGCACGTATGTAGTGGCGCGCGCATTGGCAAAGGTGTGTCCCTGGGCCAGAACGTGTTTGTGGGCAATAAGGTGGCGATTGGCGACCGCTGCAAAATACAGAACAACGTCAGCATCTACGACAATGTCACGCTCGAAGAAGACGTTTTTTGCGGCCCTAGCATGGTGTTCACCAATGTCCACAACCCGCGCGCATTCATCGAACGCAAGAATGAGTACAAGGGCACGCTGATAAAGAGAGGAGCCACCCTGGGTGCCAACTGCACCATCATTTGCGGCACCACCGTGGGCGAATATGCGTTCATCGGCGCCGGAGCTGTGGTCAACAAAGACGTGTCCGCCTACGCCCTGATGGTGGGCGTGCCAGCCCGCCAGATTGGATGGATGAGCGAGTATGGCGAGCAATTGGACTTGCCACTGCAAGGCCATGCAGAAACCGTATGCCGATACACAGGCGCCCGGTACGTCCTCAACGAAACATCTGTCGTCCGACGAGCCATTGACATCCATGATTGAGTTCATCGACCTCAAAGTCCAGCAAGCGCGCATCAAGCCTCAACTAGACGCAGCCATTGCCCGCGTGCTGCAGCATGGCCAATACATCCTCGGCCCCGAAGTGGCAGAGCTCGAAGAAAGACTGGCCGCATACACCGGTGCACGCCACTGCATCACCGTTGCCAACGGCACTGACGCTCTGCAAATCGCCCAAATGGCGCTGGGTATAAGCCCCGGCGACGAAGTCATCACCCCCGGCTTTACCTACATTGCCACCGCCGAAACCGTGGCCCTGCTGGGCGCCAAACCGGTGTATGTGGACATCGACCCACGCACCTACAACCTCAACCCGGCGCTGCTAGAGGCTGCCATCACCCCGCGAACCAAAGCCATCATCCCCGTGAGCCTGTACGGCCAGTGCGCCGACTTTGACGCCATCAACACCATTGCCGCCCGCCACGGCATCCCCGTGATTGAAGACGCCGCTCAAAGCTTTGGCGCCACCTATAAGGGCCGCAAAAGCTGCAACCTTTCAACCATTGCCTGCACCAGCTTCTTTCCGAGCAAACCCCTGGGCTGCTATGGCGACGGCGGCGCCATCTTTACCAACGACGATACACTGGCCATGGTGATGCGCCAGATTGCCCGCCACGGCCAGGACCGGCGCTACCACCATGTGCGCGTGGGTGTGAACAGCCGGCTCGATACCTTGCAGGCCGCCATTCTGCTGGTCAAGCTGATTATTTTCGACGAAGAAATGACCCTGCGCCAACAAGTGGCTGAGCGTTACGCCACTTTGCTCCCCCCCAACATGCGGGAGAGGGTTGGGGTGGGGATCAGCACATCACCACGCCCTACATCCCCCCCACAATCGCAGCGCCTGGGCGCAATTCACCATCCAAGTCTCCCTGCGCGATCAGGTGCTGCAACGCCTGCAGACCGCAGGCATCCCCACTGCCGTGCACTACCCCATCCCGCTGAATCAGCAACCCGCCGTGGTCGACCCAGCCGCCCATCTACCCGTGGGCAATGCCATGGCGCAAAAGGTGCTGAGCTTGCCCATGCACCCATATTTGGGTGAGTCTGAAATTGCGGCCATAGCGGTAGCCCTCACCAATCACTAACTATGCATACTCTGCAGACTAGATCTGGCCGATATGCTGGCTCCCACTGCAGGAAGTACTCGTGGAGTTTCTGCACATCACACCGGCCCTCTTACTTAACTCGGTTGCAGCAGGCCATATCCACACAAACACCGTCCCGGACATCGCCGTGCTCGCGCAGCATCTTTTGACCATTGCTGTGACCTTGTCCCTGGATGATGGAACTCTTAACCCATGATACAGAGGCAAGGCCACAATCACAAAATCAGGCAAAACTCCAAAACCTGACTTCCACTTTAAAAATCAGACATGATTGAAAATAAAACCATTTTCATCACCGGAGGCGCGGGTTTTATAGCTAGCACTCTGATTGCACGCCTAGCAGATCGAAACCGCATAGTTGTGTTTGACAACTACACGCGTGATAGTTTGAAGAATACCGCCTACGCCAATCATTCGAATGTGCAGCAAATCCGAGGTGATGTACTCGATTTCGAGCATCTAAAAAAATCTATGATGGGGGCACAAATCGTGGTGCATGCTGCTGCGATTGCCGGCATTGAGAGCACAGTCCGCAACCCGGTGACGACGATGCGAGTCAATATGATGGGTACGGCCAACACGCTCGAAGCAGCGCATCAAATCGGTGGAGTGCAACGCTTCCTGGAATTTTCGACCTCTGAAGTGTTTGGCTCTCATGCCTTTCGTGTACAGGAAACCGCCAGCACAGTGACCGGCGCGGTTGGTGAGGCGCGCTGGACCTATGCTGTCAGTAAACTGGCTGGGGAACATCTTGCCCACGCGTACTTCAAGCAGTATGATTTACCGACTGTCTCGGTGCGGCCATTCAACGTTTACGGACCTGGACAAACCGGTGAGGGTGCGCTTTCTATTTTCATTCGCAAGGCTCTAAAAAACGAAGACTTACTCGTTTTCGGAGATGGCACTCAAATTCGCGCCTGGTGTTTTGTCGACGACATGGTTGAGGGCGTCATGAACTGCTTGGAGCACCCTAAAGCCATTGGCGAATCATTTAACATTGGCAACGCGCGCGCCGTTATAACAATCTATGGTTTGGCAGAAGCCGTATTACGCATAACAGGAAGCAATTCGAAGGTGCAATTCCGCCCTGCATTATCTGCCGACATCGAATTACGCATCCCCAACGTCGAAAAAGCAAGGGCACTGCTCGGATTTTCAGCAGCCGTCGAGCTTGAAGAAGGTCTGCGTCAAACCGCAAAGTGGATTGAAGCAAACGAATCAAGCCTACCTAACCTAGCGCCCATTTTTCGCAACTAATTCGGAATGCCTATATGCTTCGGCTATCCACCCCCTCAATTGACGAATCCGTGATCGAGGCCGTGAATGCTGTTTTGCGGTCGGGGCAGCTTGTCTATGGCGTGCAGGGCCAGCGCTTCGAAGCAGTGTTGCAAGACTTTCTGGGCGTACGCAATGCAATCGTCGTGTCGTCCGGCACGGCGGCTTTGCACCTTGCGCTTGTGGCGCTTGGTATCGGACCCGGTGATGCAGTGCTCATTCCAGATTTCACCTTCCCAGCCACTGGCAATGTGGTTCGCTTGGTAGGTGCACATCCGGTGCTGGTGGATGTCGATCCGTTGACCTATTGCGTCACTCCGGAATCCGTCACAGCGGCAATCGAGGCATGGCGCGGCCCACAAAAATTACGCGCCTTCATCCCTGTGCACGAATTTGGTCATCCAGCCGACATGCATGCACTTCTCCCGATTGCCCAGCATCACAACTTGAAGGTCGTCGAAGACGCAGCCTGTGCCATCGGTGCAACTGACCAAGGAAAGGCTTGTGGCACTCATGGCGACATCGGCTGCTGGTCCATGCATCCCCGCAAAACTCTGACCACCGGTGAAGGCGGCATTCTTTCTACGGACAATGATGCCTTGGCTGCTAAGCTTCGCCTCTTGCGCAACCACGGTATGGTCCGCCAGACTCAGGGAATATGCTTCGGCAAACCTGGTTACAATCTAAGATTAACCGACATTCAGTCAGCAATGGGTTTGGCCCAATTCCCGCATCTGCCAAACTGGATCAACCAAAGACGCATACTTGCTACTGAATACTGCCAGGCATTGGCGCCGCTAGTATCAGGAGGCGTCCTAACTCTTCCCACCAATCACCCCGGGCACAGCTGGCAAACCTTTATGGTCGTATTAAGCACCAGCATTGACCGAGCCACACTAATCCGTGAATTGGCCGAGGAAGGCGTCGAAGCCAACCTTGGGGCCCAATGCCTATCAATGCAGCCGGCATTTGAAGACACCCCCCCAATGCCGGTCACCAGGCATGCGCCGCATCTTTTCAAACATGGACTAGCTTTACCCTTCTGTGAAAGCTATGGACCACAGCATGTGGCACAAGTTACCAATTTGCTAGCGCGGCTACTATTGAAGCCATGTGATTTCCAAGCCATCTAATTGTGCACCCATGGATGCCCTTGATCGGTTGCTAACAGCCCTGGCACCTAACTTTGAGGCCCTTATTGATGAAATTTTGGCCACCAAGATAGATAGCCCAAGAAACGCTAATCTGCGTCGACACATCGCGCTTCGATGGCTCTCCGAGCTACTTGCCGATGACGAACGCGCCAAACTTTATGGATTGCCTGCAAGTTGCCGAGTCCGTGAACAAACCAAGATACTCATGCCGGAGAAAATAATCTGCGGTGAACATGTCTGGATCGGGGAGAATGCCTTTATTGATGCTTCAGGCGGACTTGAAATCGGCGATCACACAACAATCGGTGTCGGAGTGTACGTTTGGACTCATACCAGCATCTTGAGTAACTTGCTGGGGAAAAATGAACCTGGAGGGAAGCATGTGATTCAACGCCCCACGCGAATTGGCAGCCGATGCTATATCGTCGGGCATACCGTCCTGAACCCAGGAATCACCATTGGTGACGGTGCAGTTGTCCTTCCAAGCTCTTGCGTCACCGCCGACGTAAAGGCCGGGTCAATCGTCGCAGGAGCACCCGCACGACCGATAGGTCAGGCAAATGACGCATTCCTCGCCAAACTCCAAGCGGAGTTGCAAACCCAGCGCTCTAAGCAGATCTGAATAGAGGATATACGTGAGGGTTTTTATTGGTCCAACTGAAGTGGCGGGGATCGGACATGGCCTTACACAAGGCTTGCGTCGATTAAATTTCCAAGCCGATGGGATTTTTGACTCTCCCCACCCCTTTTCCTACGAAGCCCCTCAACACCCAAACATCTTTACTCGATGGTGGTACATCACCGGTGGGATTGCACGCAAACTAAGATCCACAGGATCAGTATTGACTTGGCCAGTAGCGGCAATTCACTTATTGTTGGCATGGCCAGTCCTCATATTTGCACTACTTCGATACAAGGCGTTTGTTTTCCTGTCTGGCAATACGATTACCAACACCCGTTTTGAGCTATTTTTGATACGCCTCTTTAAAAAGCGCTGCATTGTTCTATTTGTCGGTTCAGATGCACGACCACCTTATATTAATGGCGCATGGGTTTGGATCAATGCCAAGGCCATGAAGCAGCTGACGAAGAAAATACGCCGACGCGTTCACCGCTTTGAAGATGCAGGAGTAATGTGCATAAACTCCCCCAGCACTGCACACTTCCATCGCAGGCCAATTATCAACTGGTTTGCCTTTGGTTTCCCCAGCACAATTAGTGAGCGCAAAACAAGGCCAGACCAATTCAGCAAAGATCAAACCGCCTCCCCAGCCACAAAAATCAGATTACTTCATAGTCCATCCAACCCTCAAGTAAAGGGTACTATCAAGATAGAAAAAATCATTAATTCTTTATTATCTCGCGGCTCTCCAATTGAGTGGATAAAGATCTACGGACTCAGTAATTCCCAAGTGCTAGATGAGATCCAACGTTGCGATCTGGTAGTGGATCAACTGTTTTCCGACACGCCAATGGCCGGCCTAGCAATCGAAGCTGCACAACTCGGCAAACCTGCAATCGTGGGAAGCTACCTCGCTCGCTCGCCTAGCTCGATCGCAGGCAATTGGCCGATACCGCCCAGTAGCTTTGTCGATCCCAGTCAATTCGAATCGGCTCTGGACGCATTGGTGGGCGACACTGAGACACGTCGGTCTTTGGGCGATGCCGCCCTCAATTTTGTCGAATCTGCGTGGTCATGTGAAGCTGTGGCGGGCCGGGCTATTGCCTGCCTTATGGGTGAAGTACCGGATGATTGGTGGTTCGATCCATCAACCACGACTTACCTGCACGGCTGTGGGCTTGATGAAGCCGAAGGCCGCCGTCGGGTACGCGAACTGGTTGACGTCTATGGGAAGAGTGCGCTGGGCTTGGATGA contains:
- the accD gene encoding acetyl-CoA carboxylase, carboxyltransferase subunit beta is translated as MSWLEKLLPAKIQQTDPTERRQMPEGLWIKCPSCETVLYKTDLEQNQNVCPHCSHHHRIGARARLDAFLDAEGRYEIGQEVIPVDALKFKDSRKYPERLKEALENTGETDALIVMGGAVKSVNVVAACFEFDFMGGSMGSVVGERFVRGVETAIEQKVPFICFTATGGARMQEGLFSLMQMAKTNAALTRLAKKGLPYISVLTDPTMGGVSAGFAFVGDIVIAEPKALIGFAGPRVIESTVRVTLPEGFQRAEFLQTKGAVDFICDRRELRDTVARSLAMLQRLPADAVM
- the trpA gene encoding tryptophan synthase subunit alpha, whose translation is MSRITDTFAELQSKGRKALIPYVTAGFPFADITPALMHGMVEAGADVIELGVPFSDPMADGPVIQKAGEKALALGIGMAQVLGHVREFRQRNDKTPVVLMGYANPVERYDQIHGAGAFVRDAAAAGVDGVLIVDYPPEECEAFAASLRAQDMDLIFLLAPTSTEARMQQVARVASGYVYYVSLKGVTGSGALDTAAVEAMLPTIRKHVHIPVGVGFGIRDAATAQAIGRVADAVVIGSRIIQLIEDQPHEKVVAVTVDFLRGVRKALDA
- a CDS encoding polysaccharide biosynthesis protein, producing the protein MPIFGYTPLHRLLEWPRAAKRLFVVALDAGMGLLAMWLAFTLRLESLHWPEGLQWQVYALGPLLAFPIFVNQGLYRAIFRYTGIRALITTGKAVTLYGTLLLVILLVAQWEGVPRSVGVLQPVIFLLLVGASRALGWLWLADSKGQEPRRLLIYGAGSAGAQTAAGLAGMHQYQLKGFLDDDPAKIGRSINGVHVYAPQALPEMVQRLGVTDVLLAVPSTTRQRRRQIIESLSELPVRIRTLPGLSDLASGRVTVADFQELGLEDLIGREPVAPQANLLGPDLVGQVVLVTGAGGSIGSELCRQIVREGPARLLLVDHSEYSLYAIHHELQALRGRGMHACELVPLLASVADPRRMTDICETHRPNSIYHAAAYKHVPMVEANAGEGVLNNVFGTLNMVRMALEHGARSFVLVSTDKAVRPTNVMGASKRVAELVLQAIASSSQPPFGPELAPSTVPWRCPTRLSMVRFGNVLGSSGSVIPLFRRQIAAGGPITVTHPQVTRYFMTIPEAAQLVLQAGAMAEGGDLFLLDMGEPVRIADLARRMVALSGLTVRDTQHPGGDIAIDFTGLRPGEKLYEELLIGDYPLPTAHSRILRAREEYLPWPKLHTLLQALHTAASNNDEAAIRHLLAQLVQGYRYEPTHTPC
- a CDS encoding YggT family protein, yielding MLYQIVSFLLDVIGGLLTGACLLRLYMQLQRIPFTNPVGRLVFALSDWLVMPLRRVIPPTGRWDMSSLAAAVLLQLAQYVLLWLVLGAGAGWTWLPWLALFGLVRVAVSGVTGLLIVYAVMSWMQAHSPLSDVIARLCEPVLRPLRRFVPLVGGVDLSPLVALVLLQVVMIVLGHLQAGLLR
- a CDS encoding nucleotide sugar dehydrogenase produces the protein MLDLTATPLKIAIVGLGYVGLPLAVEFGKELPVLGFDTLQQRIDELNAGHDRTHETSAQQLAAARQLRYSANPGDLSDCNVFIVTVPTPVDAANRPDLSMLIQASQTVGRAMRKNALVIYESTVYPGVTEEVCVPALEQASGLRFNHDFFCGYSPERVNPGDKVNTLTRIRKITSGSTPEAAEAVDQLYRRIITAGTYKAQSIKVAEAAKVIENTQRDLNIALMNELSILFDRLDIDTLEVLEAAGSKWNFIPFRPGLVGGHCIGVDPYYLTHKAEQVGYHPQIILAGRRINDNMAGYAARNTVKMMLRGGMDVPRCKVGVLGITFKENCPDIRNSKVVDLVRELQGWGMEVVVADPIASPQEVQHEYRFALGTIDERHQVDALVVAVGHAAYRALSPAQLRSYCRHASPVLADIKSLYDREALVQAGFSVYRL
- a CDS encoding LON peptidase substrate-binding domain-containing protein; the protein is MALPLKLTSLPLFPLETVLFPEGLLPLRVFEVRYLDMVRKCQHAGAPFGVVALSSGREVRQAGAPQEQFHDVGTLAVIEQLETPQPGLVTLLGRGTQRFRILQRSHLPHGLWMADVEQIAQDAMVPVPEDLRKVALALEQVLHTLHDRQPNTVLPAPSSPKQANDCGWVANRWCELLPVPLALKQQLMELENPLVRLELVGDVLERTGIAPQ